In one Mucilaginibacter sp. PAMB04168 genomic region, the following are encoded:
- a CDS encoding DNA-formamidopyrimidine glycosylase family protein, producing MPELPDLQVFSRNLSHALKGLKLIKVNVVQSKKLNVPVKDLTKALEGEVLEDVIRSGKQLHFKFTNNQTLGVHLMLHGEIHWLEENTKQKFVIFELHFEGGKGIAVTDFQRGVTPTLNPDPAEAPDALDKTVNTNFWKTKFKARRTAVKKILMDQDVVRGIGNAYADEILYDAGISPFSVADKIPDDHVEALAKSVKKVLVDAENQILKSNPSIISGEVRDFLKVHRPKQAATSDGAAIHMDTIASRKTYYTDKQQLFD from the coding sequence ATGCCCGAACTTCCCGATCTGCAGGTTTTTAGCCGAAACCTTAGTCATGCTTTAAAAGGATTAAAGCTTATAAAAGTAAACGTTGTACAAAGCAAGAAACTTAATGTGCCCGTAAAAGACCTTACTAAAGCTTTAGAAGGAGAGGTGCTGGAGGATGTAATACGCTCGGGCAAACAACTTCACTTCAAGTTTACAAATAACCAAACACTAGGCGTGCACTTAATGCTGCACGGCGAAATTCATTGGCTGGAAGAAAACACTAAACAAAAATTTGTAATTTTTGAACTGCATTTTGAAGGTGGAAAAGGAATTGCCGTAACTGATTTCCAGCGCGGTGTTACACCAACCCTAAACCCCGACCCGGCTGAAGCGCCCGATGCATTGGACAAGACTGTTAACACCAATTTTTGGAAAACAAAGTTTAAAGCCAGGCGAACGGCAGTTAAAAAGATATTAATGGATCAGGATGTGGTACGTGGTATTGGTAATGCCTATGCTGACGAAATTTTGTATGACGCCGGCATTTCTCCTTTCTCAGTTGCGGATAAAATACCTGATGATCACGTAGAAGCTTTGGCTAAATCGGTTAAGAAGGTATTGGTAGACGCCGAAAATCAAATTTTAAAATCCAACCCCAGTATCATAAGCGGCGAAGTACGCGATTTCTTAAAGGTGCACAGGCCCAAACAAGCGGCCACGTCCGACGGTGCGGCCATTCACATGGATACCATTGCATCCCGTAAAACTTACTATACAGACAAACAGCAGTTATTCGATTAA
- a CDS encoding lmo0937 family membrane protein produces the protein MRSLLYIIAVILVIGWAISVFAYSVSGLVHILIVLAIISFVLGMFRGPSSTTTV, from the coding sequence ATGAGATCACTATTGTATATCATCGCCGTAATACTTGTAATAGGTTGGGCGATCAGCGTATTTGCTTATTCTGTTAGTGGATTAGTACACATCTTAATTGTACTGGCCATCATATCGTTCGTATTGGGAATGTTCAGAGGTCCATCGTCTACAACAACAGTATAA
- a CDS encoding PmoA family protein, whose product MLNNRTFLLLVALITLCAKSWSQPGQAVKVVQSSQHKKVDIFIGGRLFTSFLYPDSLEKPVLYPLNADNGTAVTRGFPLNPQPGDPTDHPHHIGLWFNYENLNGLDFWNNSYAIPQVRKHLYGWIRNTHVLKISSGKIGLLIYESSWTNEQKDIILQETTRFTFSGSVGRRVINRTTTLKAIQKAIFTDVKDGLLGLRIAHQLQMPDSTRKPVPDSIPTGNYLSSTGATGNKVWGTRASWCKVFGKMGADSVSIAIIDHPANPNYPGFWHARGYGLFAINPLGEKVFTNGKSAKNLSLNKDESVTFKYQIIINNGKQTPAAYQLNRQAAQFAAKL is encoded by the coding sequence ATGCTGAACAACCGGACCTTTTTGCTTTTAGTAGCGTTGATAACGCTGTGTGCTAAATCATGGTCGCAACCGGGCCAGGCAGTTAAAGTAGTGCAGTCATCCCAACACAAGAAAGTAGATATTTTTATAGGCGGCCGCTTATTCACCAGCTTTTTATACCCTGACAGTTTGGAGAAGCCGGTACTCTATCCGCTAAATGCCGACAATGGCACAGCTGTAACACGAGGCTTCCCACTCAACCCACAGCCGGGCGACCCTACTGATCATCCGCACCATATAGGCCTGTGGTTCAATTATGAGAACCTGAACGGTCTTGATTTTTGGAACAACTCTTACGCTATACCGCAAGTCCGCAAACACTTGTACGGCTGGATCCGTAATACGCACGTCCTCAAAATCAGCAGCGGCAAAATCGGCCTACTGATATACGAATCCAGCTGGACTAATGAACAAAAAGATATAATACTGCAAGAAACCACCCGTTTTACCTTTAGCGGCAGCGTAGGCCGGCGTGTAATAAACCGCACTACTACGCTCAAAGCCATACAAAAAGCCATTTTTACTGATGTAAAGGATGGCTTGCTCGGCCTGCGCATAGCCCACCAACTGCAAATGCCCGATAGTACCCGCAAGCCCGTACCCGATAGCATCCCTACTGGTAATTACCTGAGCAGTACCGGTGCAACCGGCAACAAGGTTTGGGGCACACGGGCCTCCTGGTGCAAGGTTTTTGGGAAAATGGGCGCCGATTCGGTCAGCATTGCCATTATAGATCATCCGGCCAATCCCAACTATCCCGGCTTTTGGCATGCGCGTGGTTACGGGTTGTTTGCCATTAATCCACTTGGCGAAAAAGTGTTTACCAACGGTAAATCGGCCAAAAACCTCAGCCTTAACAAAGACGAGTCGGTTACTTTCAAATACCAAATCATTATTAACAACGGTAAACAAACGCCGGCCGCTTATCAACTGAACCGGCAAGCCGCGCAATTTGCGGCGAAATTGTAA